The Leucobacter viscericola genome includes a window with the following:
- a CDS encoding ABC transporter permease — protein sequence MNEIRPLTKFLLGVVATIVAIWLVAPMFIVFPISFSADASFQFPPREWSTVWYESFFTKPAWTQALGNSVLIGLIVAVVGTSLGTIAAIAINRSESRFAGWASTAMLTPMIVPPIIAGAGIYTFFLKTGLVGTIFGFVMVHVALAFPLVVIAVNASLSGYDRSLELAAASLGAGRLKTFFTVTVPLIAPGVAAGAVFAFVTSFDEVIVSQFMVSPSLQTLPIMMYSSVTRTTDPTIAAAASLILGAIILAFVLFQFVVTPLARRSRNRTAA from the coding sequence ATGAACGAGATCAGGCCCCTAACAAAGTTTCTGCTCGGTGTTGTCGCCACGATCGTTGCGATCTGGCTTGTGGCGCCCATGTTCATCGTGTTCCCGATCTCGTTCTCGGCTGACGCGAGCTTCCAGTTCCCGCCGCGTGAGTGGTCGACGGTCTGGTACGAGTCCTTCTTCACGAAGCCCGCTTGGACGCAGGCGCTCGGCAACTCAGTGCTGATCGGCTTGATTGTGGCGGTTGTCGGCACCTCGCTCGGCACCATCGCCGCGATTGCGATCAACCGTTCGGAGAGCCGCTTCGCGGGGTGGGCCTCGACCGCGATGCTGACCCCGATGATCGTTCCGCCCATCATTGCGGGTGCTGGCATCTACACCTTCTTCTTGAAGACAGGACTCGTTGGCACCATCTTCGGGTTCGTCATGGTGCACGTTGCGCTGGCGTTTCCACTCGTGGTGATCGCGGTGAACGCGAGTCTGTCTGGGTACGATCGCAGTCTTGAGTTGGCGGCAGCGAGCCTCGGGGCAGGGCGCCTGAAGACCTTCTTCACGGTCACCGTGCCGCTCATCGCGCCGGGCGTCGCGGCGGGTGCCGTGTTTGCCTTCGTCACGAGTTTTGACGAGGTGATCGTGTCGCAGTTCATGGTGTCGCCATCGTTGCAGACGCTGCCGATCATGATGTACTCCAGCGTCACGCGCACCACCGATCCCACGATCGCGGCAGCGGCTTCGCTGATCCTCGGCGCCATCATCCTCGCCTTTGTGCTCTTCCAGTTTGTCGTCACCCCGCTGGCGCGCCGCTCGCGCAACCGCACGGCTGCCTAG